A part of Candidatus Poribacteria bacterium genomic DNA contains:
- a CDS encoding sugar phosphate isomerase/epimerase, whose protein sequence is MFKNLSTGAIGIQANMTEGLALAKNSGFGGLDLNIDEASQLAQEHSVQHVKDLWSEAGIAMGGWGFGVNWRGPEADYYAGLAQLPERAALAAELGCYRSTTVVGPASNDLTFQENWDFSVKRLRPIAEILKDHGHAVGLEFIGPATSRAGSKYLFAYSMDAMLGLAAAVGTGNVGLLFDTWHWYTCRSTADDVRKLSVSDVVYVHINDAPAGIDPYDQIDNIRCLPAETGVIPLTELMHILTDIGYEGPVTPEPFSQKVNEMEPADAAKATAESLDQVWENAGL, encoded by the coding sequence ATGTTTAAAAATTTGAGTACCGGTGCAATCGGCATCCAGGCAAATATGACAGAAGGTTTAGCATTAGCAAAAAATTCTGGCTTTGGAGGCCTTGATCTGAATATTGACGAAGCCAGCCAACTCGCACAGGAACACTCCGTTCAACACGTCAAAGACCTCTGGTCAGAGGCGGGTATCGCTATGGGCGGATGGGGATTCGGTGTGAATTGGCGGGGTCCGGAGGCTGACTACTATGCGGGTTTAGCGCAGCTGCCCGAACGCGCAGCACTCGCTGCTGAACTCGGTTGCTATCGGTCGACCACCGTTGTGGGACCTGCCTCTAACGACCTGACGTTTCAGGAAAACTGGGATTTTTCTGTCAAACGGCTCCGTCCCATCGCTGAGATTCTTAAAGATCACGGACATGCAGTCGGGCTTGAGTTCATTGGACCGGCAACGAGTCGGGCAGGTTCTAAGTACCTCTTCGCCTATTCGATGGATGCGATGTTAGGACTCGCTGCCGCGGTCGGCACAGGGAACGTTGGACTGCTGTTTGATACATGGCACTGGTACACCTGTCGTTCGACGGCTGACGATGTTCGCAAACTCTCTGTGTCGGATGTCGTTTACGTTCACATCAACGATGCACCTGCCGGCATTGATCCGTACGATCAGATCGACAATATCAGGTGTCTTCCCGCCGAGACGGGAGTCATTCCGCTCACCGAACTCATGCACATCCTGACAGATATCGGTTATGAGGGACCCGTGACACCGGAACCGTTCAGCCAAAAGGTGAACGAGATGGAACCGGCAGATGCGGCGAAAGCGACTGCGGAATCGCTGGATCAGGTGTGGGAAAACGCGGGGCTATAA
- a CDS encoding phosphoadenylyl-sulfate reductase — translation MAIIEKPIDEELNYSVDHALCQEIALTETPQEILFSLFKRFKERAAIVTSGQLSGMVLLHLAAENQLPFRVCTLDTLRLFPETYTFLEQVEARYGIQIEQIQPDPQEVHQMVTEHGEYLFFDSKAKQEYCCNIRKVRPMQRLLETLDVWITGLRHDQSDARQHLQKAEIISSTTHPVLKVNPLIQWTTDEVWQFVRENEIPVNPLLEADADGHSYESLGCIICTTPIKPGESKRAGRWRWQNAPSTEENTKECGLHYSI, via the coding sequence TTGGCAATTATTGAAAAGCCAATTGACGAAGAATTGAACTATTCAGTAGATCATGCTCTCTGTCAAGAAATTGCCTTGACGGAGACTCCTCAAGAAATTCTTTTCTCTCTGTTTAAGCGGTTCAAAGAGCGTGCTGCAATTGTCACGAGTGGACAACTTTCGGGCATGGTGCTGCTTCATCTGGCGGCAGAAAACCAATTGCCGTTTCGGGTCTGTACACTTGATACGCTTCGACTCTTCCCTGAGACGTATACCTTCCTTGAACAGGTGGAAGCGCGTTACGGTATCCAGATTGAACAGATTCAGCCTGACCCGCAAGAAGTACATCAGATGGTGACAGAGCATGGCGAATACCTGTTTTTTGACAGCAAAGCGAAGCAGGAATACTGTTGTAACATCCGAAAAGTTCGTCCGATGCAACGACTCTTGGAGACTTTAGATGTTTGGATAACCGGCTTACGGCACGACCAATCGGACGCAAGACAACACCTTCAAAAGGCAGAAATCATATCCTCAACGACACATCCGGTGCTTAAAGTGAATCCACTTATTCAGTGGACAACTGATGAAGTCTGGCAGTTTGTCCGTGAGAACGAAATTCCTGTGAATCCGTTGCTTGAAGCGGATGCCGATGGGCACTCTTATGAATCGCTTGGATGTATTATTTGCACAACACCGATAAAGCCGGGAGAATCGAAACGAGCAGGACGGTGGCGTTGGCAGAACGCGCCCTCTACAGAAGAAAATACCAAAGAGTGTGGATTGCATTACTCGATTTAA
- a CDS encoding putative toxin-antitoxin system toxin component, PIN family, giving the protein MTEYLEVLKKFTVLVSGTTIVDAVPEDPDDNIIIACAIEAEADVIVTGDRHLLSLGSYHQIPIVTAVNFLNNYVRSYGRTK; this is encoded by the coding sequence ATCACTGAATACCTTGAGGTGCTCAAAAAGTTTACAGTTTTAGTCTCCGGAACAACGATTGTTGATGCTGTCCCCGAGGATCCGGACGATAACATTATCATTGCCTGTGCTATAGAGGCGGAAGCTGATGTTATTGTTACCGGCGATCGACATTTGCTTTCGCTTGGTTCATATCACCAGATTCCAATTGTCACAGCAGTAAATTTTCTGAATAACTATGTTCGATCCTACGGCAGAACTAAATAA
- a CDS encoding DUF433 domain-containing protein produces MKPEQVINQDPEIHGGTPVFTGTRVPVKALIDHLKAGESLDYFLQGFPSVSREQAIAFLEFALTQITRSHLR; encoded by the coding sequence ATGAAACCCGAGCAAGTGATAAACCAAGATCCTGAGATTCACGGGGGAACGCCCGTATTTACGGGAACACGGGTGCCTGTAAAAGCACTCATTGATCATCTAAAAGCTGGCGAGAGTCTTGACTATTTTCTCCAAGGATTCCCTTCAGTTTCTCGCGAACAGGCGATCGCTTTTTTAGAATTCGCCTTGACCCAAATCACTCGATCACACCTGCGATAA
- a CDS encoding phytanoyl-CoA dioxygenase family protein, whose translation MTLDLTTLRDDFSRDGFAIARNLFERSEVQRLKLECIDILEAVKAETGAVAGHGVYVGLAARSPVFQTAVGDARILDILEGIFAPDIEFLSDKVVFKSETTTFASPWHQDWSYWHGAHKLSIWVALDDATVENGCLKLFPGSHKSAIVHDGDASDGNGFGNRLQAGAVDESRAVTAEIEAGGAVFFHDLTLHASHPNTSGEGRWVWIPTYRDANAEDTDYPWAVAAKVLRGEKLNAREVPDPRV comes from the coding sequence ATGACCCTCGACCTAACAACACTTCGCGACGATTTCTCAAGGGACGGTTTCGCTATCGCACGGAATCTGTTTGAACGCAGCGAAGTTCAACGTCTCAAATTAGAGTGTATCGACATTCTGGAAGCCGTTAAGGCGGAAACAGGTGCGGTCGCTGGACACGGTGTTTATGTCGGTTTAGCGGCGCGGAGTCCCGTCTTTCAAACTGCTGTGGGTGATGCACGGATCCTCGATATTTTAGAGGGCATCTTCGCGCCGGATATTGAGTTCCTCAGCGATAAGGTGGTCTTTAAGAGTGAGACGACGACCTTCGCCAGCCCTTGGCATCAAGATTGGTCCTATTGGCACGGTGCACACAAACTCTCAATCTGGGTCGCGCTTGACGATGCGACTGTGGAAAACGGGTGTCTCAAACTCTTCCCGGGTTCCCATAAATCTGCCATTGTCCATGACGGTGATGCCAGTGATGGTAACGGGTTTGGGAATCGACTCCAGGCGGGGGCAGTTGACGAAAGCCGTGCCGTTACGGCGGAGATTGAAGCAGGTGGGGCAGTCTTTTTCCACGACCTGACGCTTCACGCCAGTCATCCGAACACATCCGGCGAAGGACGTTGGGTTTGGATTCCGACGTATCGCGACGCAAACGCGGAGGACACTGATTATCCGTGGGCTGTTGCCGCGAAAGTCTTAAGGGGTGAGAAATTGAATGCACGTGAGGTCCCAGACCCACGTGTTTAA
- a CDS encoding M67 family metallopeptidase, giving the protein MTVKPETLSEICEHAKSEFPDECCGAILSDDTQESVMRCRNIQNELHQEDPDTYPRDARTAYVIHPDDLIAIHKEADTQHRQIKAFYHSHPNHEAYFSEKDKADATVWGEPAYPGATYLVISVYDTEIRAVKAFAWDETAEDFTEIDGPLEAT; this is encoded by the coding sequence ATGACTGTAAAACCAGAAACCCTTAGCGAGATTTGTGAGCACGCAAAATCGGAGTTTCCCGATGAATGCTGTGGTGCTATTTTAAGCGATGACACACAAGAATCCGTCATGAGGTGCCGGAACATACAAAATGAACTGCATCAAGAGGATCCCGACACATATCCGCGCGATGCCCGCACAGCGTACGTCATACATCCTGATGATTTAATCGCCATTCACAAAGAGGCTGACACACAGCACCGGCAGATTAAGGCGTTCTACCACTCACACCCGAATCACGAGGCGTACTTCTCCGAAAAAGACAAAGCAGACGCAACCGTATGGGGTGAACCCGCCTACCCGGGTGCCACATATCTGGTTATCTCCGTTTACGACACAGAAATACGTGCGGTGAAAGCTTTTGCATGGGATGAAACAGCGGAAGACTTTACTGAGATTGACGGTCCGCTTGAAGCAACCTAA
- a CDS encoding MoaD/ThiS family protein, with amino-acid sequence MAVTVRIPTPLRRLTQNLAEVEAEGANIEGIIDNLEVNYPGMKERLCDEGGNIRRFVNIYLNDEDIRFLDGKSTSVEDDAEISIIPAIAGGLF; translated from the coding sequence ATGGCTGTGACAGTTCGTATTCCAACCCCGCTGAGACGCTTGACACAAAACTTGGCGGAGGTTGAAGCAGAAGGTGCCAATATTGAAGGCATCATTGATAACCTTGAAGTAAACTATCCGGGGATGAAAGAACGTCTGTGTGATGAAGGCGGAAACATCCGTCGGTTTGTAAATATCTATCTCAACGATGAAGACATCCGCTTCCTCGATGGAAAATCGACCTCTGTCGAAGATGATGCCGAAATCTCAATTATTCCCGCGATCGCTGGCGGACTTTTTTAG
- a CDS encoding RraA family protein — MQLIDKESILAMTHLWEGDRFPDGRPRVPDDILQRMKAISIEQAWGVLQGNDYKFQFAGDWMNLHPDRVLVGRAVTCAFVPIRPDFNDAISTQGEKEGRVGGQNSWVIDTLVRDDVIVVDLFGKVKDGTFAGDNLGNSIYAKTGTGMVIDGGIRDLDGIYELPDFATFVRGVDPTGIANVTLTGINIPIRIAEATVLPGDVVLGRRGGVIFIPPHFAQQVVEQGEEVALRDRFGHQRLREGVYTPGEIDRKWSEEIEADFAKWRTNQETAKTS; from the coding sequence GTGCAACTTATCGACAAAGAGAGCATCCTCGCGATGACGCACTTATGGGAGGGCGACCGGTTCCCTGACGGACGCCCTCGCGTCCCGGACGATATCCTTCAACGGATGAAGGCGATTAGTATCGAGCAGGCGTGGGGTGTCCTACAGGGTAACGACTATAAGTTTCAATTTGCTGGCGATTGGATGAACCTCCATCCGGATCGGGTCCTTGTCGGTAGGGCGGTAACGTGCGCCTTTGTGCCGATCCGTCCTGATTTCAACGACGCTATCTCCACGCAAGGCGAAAAAGAGGGACGCGTCGGCGGTCAAAACTCGTGGGTGATTGATACGCTCGTCCGCGATGATGTCATCGTTGTCGACCTCTTCGGTAAAGTGAAGGACGGGACTTTTGCCGGGGACAATCTCGGCAACTCCATCTATGCGAAGACGGGGACAGGCATGGTTATTGACGGTGGCATCCGGGATTTGGACGGTATCTACGAATTACCCGATTTTGCGACGTTCGTGCGCGGTGTGGATCCGACGGGCATTGCGAATGTCACACTTACGGGTATCAACATCCCGATCCGCATTGCGGAGGCGACGGTTTTACCGGGAGATGTGGTTTTAGGGAGGCGTGGCGGGGTCATTTTTATTCCGCCGCACTTCGCGCAACAGGTGGTTGAGCAGGGCGAGGAGGTGGCACTCCGAGATCGGTTTGGGCATCAACGTCTCCGTGAAGGTGTATACACGCCGGGTGAAATCGACCGGAAATGGTCGGAAGAGATCGAGGCAGACTTTGCGAAATGGCGAACGAACCAAGAGACTGCCAAGACCTCGTAA
- a CDS encoding putative toxin-antitoxin system toxin component, PIN family: protein MRVVLDTNQHISAIIRPKGHPAQIVRLWQNGLIELAISPSILEEFEIVVHRPRIQ from the coding sequence ATGCGTGTTGTACTGGATACAAACCAGCATATTAGCGCGATCATCCGACCCAAAGGGCACCCAGCTCAAATCGTGAGGCTCTGGCAGAACGGTCTGATTGAACTCGCAATATCGCCTTCAATATTGGAAGAGTTCGAGATAGTTGTTCATCGCCCACGTATTCAATAA
- the cysK gene encoding cysteine synthase A gives MRIAKNLTDLIGNTPTIRLNALPGKDDAAIFAKLEAYNPGGSIKDRISYAMVVDAEERGILRKGDTIVEPTAGNTGLGLSIVGIARGYPVTLTMPENVSREKYELLSAFGAKIVLTPEHGGMASAIWEAEEIIRRHSRHYMPNQFTNPANPEIHRRTTAVEILKAIGSDIDFIVIGVGTGGTLTGVGEVLKTECPNVKVVAVEPRVSAVLSGGPPNPTRIDGLGAGMIPEVLNVDVIDEVITVSEEEAYQTMKSISTSEGLLVGMSSGANVYAALQVAKDQGPDKTVVTILPDTGERYFSLSRYFEIESDLMAALP, from the coding sequence ATGAGAATCGCCAAAAATCTGACAGACCTCATCGGGAATACGCCAACGATCCGTCTGAATGCCCTGCCCGGTAAGGACGATGCGGCTATTTTTGCGAAATTGGAGGCTTACAATCCCGGTGGCAGTATTAAGGACCGGATTAGCTACGCGATGGTCGTTGATGCGGAAGAACGCGGTATCCTTAGAAAAGGAGATACCATCGTTGAGCCTACGGCGGGTAACACAGGTTTAGGACTCTCCATCGTTGGAATTGCGAGAGGGTATCCTGTCACTTTGACAATGCCCGAAAACGTCAGTCGTGAGAAATATGAACTCCTTTCTGCCTTCGGTGCGAAGATCGTGCTAACACCGGAACACGGTGGTATGGCAAGTGCTATCTGGGAGGCAGAAGAGATTATCAGACGGCACTCCCGGCACTATATGCCGAACCAGTTCACAAATCCTGCGAACCCGGAGATCCATCGGCGCACGACTGCGGTCGAAATTCTCAAAGCGATCGGTAGCGATATTGATTTTATCGTTATCGGGGTTGGAACAGGTGGAACACTGACAGGCGTTGGGGAAGTGTTGAAGACAGAGTGTCCCAATGTGAAAGTTGTTGCGGTGGAACCGCGGGTCTCAGCTGTGCTTTCCGGGGGTCCCCCGAATCCGACGCGAATTGATGGTCTCGGTGCAGGCATGATTCCTGAAGTGCTGAACGTAGATGTCATTGATGAAGTGATCACAGTTTCGGAAGAAGAAGCGTATCAAACGATGAAATCAATTTCAACGAGCGAGGGTTTGTTAGTCGGTATGTCGTCGGGCGCGAATGTTTACGCGGCTTTACAGGTCGCAAAAGACCAAGGACCGGATAAAACTGTCGTGACGATTCTCCCTGACACAGGGGAACGTTATTTCAGTTTGAGTCGTTACTTTGAAATCGAATCGGACCTCATGGCGGCACTTCCTTAA
- a CDS encoding type II toxin-antitoxin system Phd/YefM family antitoxin yields MPKEISITELRGKLGELLDAVHHNGDRLIVKRANKPLAAIVPIETYEKMLQQREKAFSVLERIWKKVPAVSEEEAQADIEQAMIEGRAAKVQKRNKLSP; encoded by the coding sequence ATGCCTAAAGAAATTTCGATAACGGAATTACGGGGGAAGCTTGGGGAATTGCTTGACGCGGTACACCATAACGGAGATAGACTCATCGTCAAACGTGCCAATAAGCCACTCGCTGCTATTGTTCCAATTGAGACCTACGAAAAAATGCTCCAACAACGGGAAAAAGCTTTTTCCGTCTTGGAGAGAATATGGAAAAAAGTGCCAGCGGTGAGCGAAGAAGAAGCACAAGCGGATATTGAACAGGCAATGATTGAGGGACGCGCGGCGAAAGTCCAGAAAAGGAATAAGTTATCTCCCTGA